A single genomic interval of Lathyrus oleraceus cultivar Zhongwan6 chromosome 7, CAAS_Psat_ZW6_1.0, whole genome shotgun sequence harbors:
- the LOC127108186 gene encoding uncharacterized protein LOC127108186, producing MLKKAGKDIPTKSGTKTNPKSQKEVPGQMLDKASKEIPTTSGTKSQIMMRLEKMVEESDIMHGAIRSVDMDEGVFGIAHSELIAKEDMQQLFEHEELGIAVIHTYIWYSDQSIIYLVEQFIYTFQ from the exons atgttgaaaaaagctggtaaggatattccaacgaagtccgggacaaaaacaaatcctaaatctcaaaaagag gttcccggtcaaatgttggacaaagctagtaaggaaattccaacgacgtccgggacaaaatctcaaattatgatgcgtcttgagaaaatggtggaagagtcagatattatgcacggcgccatccgtagtgtagatatggatgaaggtgttttcggaattgctcattccgaattaattgcaaaggaggacatgcaacaactttttgaacacgaagaattgggcatcgctgtcattcatacatacatatggtactccgatcaatctattatttacttagttgaacaatttatttacacatttcaatga